A window of the Brassica napus cultivar Da-Ae chromosome A2, Da-Ae, whole genome shotgun sequence genome harbors these coding sequences:
- the LOC106379617 gene encoding pollen-specific protein-like At4g18596, with product MASKAIFFSFLVVSTVCLFSLAGFAAADADDFDLFQIQGSVYCDTCRVQFVTRLSKFLEGAKVKLECRSRTNGTLTLTKEAVTDKSGSYKMEVTGDHEEEVCELVLVQSPDSGCSDVSKEAYLRNAAKISLTANDGIVSHETRIVNPLGFMVKTPLADCPAAFKELGIVPDVTF from the exons atggcgTCCAAagccatcttcttctctttcttagTCGTCTCCACCGTGTGTTTGTTCTCTCTCGCCGGTTTTGCGGCCGCTGATGCTGACGATTTTGACCTTTTCCAGATTCAAGGATCTGTTTACTGTGACACTTGCCGTGTCCAATTCGTTACCCGTCTCAGCAAATTCCTCGAag GTGCGAAAGTGAAGTTGGAGTGCAGGAGCAGAACAAACGGAACCCTAACGTTGACTAAAGAAGCCGTTACCGACAAATCAGGAAGCTACAAGATGGAAGTAACCGGTGACCACGAAGAAGAAGTTTGCGAGCTCGTGTTGGTCCAATCACCAGACAGTGGTTGCAGTGACGTCAGCAAAGAGGCCTATTTACGTAACGCCGCTAAGATCAGTTTAACCGCGAATGACGGAATCGTCTCTCACGAGACTCGTATCGTTAACCCTCTCGGTTTCATGGTTAAGACGCCGTTAGCTGATTGTCCCGCCGCTTTCAAGGAGCTCGGTATTGTCCCTGACGTCACCTTTTAA